A portion of the Naumovozyma castellii chromosome 2, complete genome genome contains these proteins:
- the LST4 gene encoding Lst4p (ancestral locus Anc_1.171): protein MLGTLLRKGTMSVEKKPYAQENSSRKSNASSVLANVSGYGKATTSTTNIAAGVYLGSVSSTDQRHEIIPTISPPIIDHILDELKFKLFGSKSIPYIYNNPVITPSFSHLQTPSSITSRKGISTNKHDGTGFTANTSNNATTCAIDSSTYDFRLLIAEETCQMACVNNYKISLDYTHSKNSSIEQIRQNELKQYIFGSPIRSSDSSIQNDKVRTIPNSNFLLITRIFYLNSISNRLAITLCVSKFLLPVISEMWSQISYSLNEIQNVVLSMILKRNTGDTENEDESINDGLLPTNLDSNLEFAKEIDFIIQLLNTKVMPCLRSVTEIPRLFLYPRTFNEFVESWFKDVFSWIEIKDGPKLGFLPILLSKIVCCYKDSIADSRTTRIVVLSGNMVVANKLLFIIGGLLEPKYRGIISSHDNTNNDELKDLEMHLSSMTTRTPSRVSTPTLTSSETRTDKEFPNVQPTNHTLITNNPSQRLVNIMEITDTDDDDKIDSNLIPTVTHKAKPITAPRRGWTIPTQRNTYSSVSLSSNDSSLGEVIQPSSLKSSESSLHYLSSSLSSHPGSYGSWFNKRPSLSQFMPQSPSAKTNDSNERVPTLQRVTSNTSLHQYNVIPPSPVQAPTLRGTTLTPQPSPSISEYDEYPWFGTSSDSLRTDLNTMNSSTTNNNYVGFGNNNTMTNISNRKINSHGFPLKDVEIQRDCQRISQKEIVDNAFNNICLSGRKEEHKIDPADSYHAAVLDVDVDESMYPAKSMELMSRYTTYLPHFNPWFRLQAIPIAVDSENKVLNSMKKDLQVDNEIARSLIISLRTREIKEVFMKKDIYKGGMARNKHPYCLKQKTKKVFSGGKIGALSAEMEDCITLVELSIKKAMSLYEDNELSIAERDRQVLCIYSSILQYTEEICKDE from the coding sequence ATGTTAGGGACTTTACTCCGAAAGGGTACCATGTCTGTTGAAAAGAAACCCTATGCACAGGAGAATTCATCCAGAAAATCCAATGCGTCATCTGTGTTGGCCAATGTTTCTGGCTATGGAAAGGCAACCACAAGTACTACGAATATTGCTGCCGGTGTCTATTTGGGGTCGGTCTCATCTACAGATCAACGTCATGAAATAATACCAACCATTTCCCCACCAATTATAGATCACATAttagatgaattgaaatttaaattgtttGGATCTAAGAGTATTccttatatatataataacCCAGTAATCACGCCATCTTTCTCACATCTTCAAACTCCTTCTTCGATAACTTCCAGGAAAGGTATCTCTACCAATAAACATGATGGAACTGGATTTACCGCCAATACATCCAATAATGCAACCACTTGCGCCATCGATTCTAGCACCTACGATTTTAGACTTTTAATTGCCGAAGAAACATGTCAAATGGCATGCGTTAACAATTATAAGATATCATTAGATTATACGCATTCCAAGAATTCAAGTATTGAACAAATACGgcaaaatgaattgaaacaatatattttcGGATCTCCTATTAGATCATCAGATTCATCAATTCAAAATGACAAGGTGAGAACtattccaaattcaaacttCCTCCTGATAACAAGAATTTTCTATCTAAATTCTATTTCAAATAGATTGGCAATTACTCTTTGcgtttcaaaatttttattGCCAGTAATCTCTGAAATGTGGTCTCAAATTTCTTATTCGTTGAATGAGATTCAGAATGTGGTTCTATCcatgattttgaaaaggaacACTGGAGATACTGAAAACGAAGATGAAAGTATTAATGATGGCTTATTACCAACAAATTtagattcaaatttggaatttgcTAAGGAAATAGATTTCATTATCCAGTTACTAAATACAAAAGTTATGCCATGTTTAAGATCGGTGACAGAAATTCCACgtttatttctttatccTAGAACTTTTAACGAATTTGTTGAATCATGGTTTAAAGATGTATTTAGCTGGATTGAAATTAAGGACGGCCCAAAATTAGGCTTCTTACCAATCCTGTTATCCAAAATCGTTTGTTGTTATAAAGATTCTATTGCGGATTCTAGAACAACAAGGATTGTTGTATTATCTGGAAATATGGTTGTGGCAAATAAACttctttttattattggtggTTTATTAGAACCCAAGTATAGAGGTATAATAAGCTCACAtgataatactaataatgatgaactgaaagatttggaaatgCATTTGTCATCAATGACTACAAGAACTCCATCGAGGGTCTCCACTCCAACATTAACGTCTTCTGAGACACGAACAGATAAagaatttccaaatgttCAACCAACAAACCATACCCTAATAACTAATAACCCATCTCAAAGACTTGTTAATATCATGGAGATCACAGAtactgatgatgatgataaaattGACTCTAATTTAATTCCAACGGTAACTCATAAAGCAAAACCTATAACAGCCCCTAGAAGGGGATGGACCATCCCAACACAGCGTAATACATACAGCTCTGTTTCATTATCGTCGAATGATTCCTCATTAGGTGAAGTGATTCAACcctcttctttgaaaagtaGTGAGAGTTCATTACATTATTTATCATCCTCCTTGTCTAGCCATCCTGGCTCGTATGGCTCATGGTTTAATAAGCGACCATCATTATCACAATTTATGCCACAGAGCCCCTCCGCGAAAACAAATGATTCTAATGAAAGAGTGCCTACATTACAAAGAGTGACAAGTAATACATCTTTACATCAGTATAATGTTATACCTCCATCTCCTGTACAGGCACCTACTTTGAGGGGAACTACTTTGACACCGCAACCATCTCCATCTATAAGtgaatatgatgaataCCCATGGTTTGGAACTTCTTCAGATTCCTTACGTACGGATTTAAATACCATGAATAGTAGTActactaataataattatgTTGGTTTTGGAAACAATAATACTATGACAAACATTTcaaatagaaaaattaattcacATGGGTTCCCCTTGAAAGACGTGGAAATACAAAGAGACTGTCAAAGAATCAGTCAAAAGGAGATAGTGGATAATGCTTTTAATAACATATGTCTTTCTGGGAGAAAAGAGGAGCACAAAATTGACCCCGCTGATTCTTATCATGCAGCTGTGTTAGatgttgatgttgatgaatCAATGTACCCTGCAAAATCAATGGAATTAATGTCACGTTATACCACATATTTGCCACATTTTAATCCCTGGTTTAGATTACAAGCCATTCCCATTGCAGTTGATTCCGAAAATAAAGTCCTAAATTCtatgaagaaagatttaCAAGTGGATAACGAGATTGCTAGAAGCTTGATCATCTCACTACGAACAAGAGAAATTAAGGAAGTTTTCatgaagaaagatataTATAAGGGAGGAATGGCAAGAAATAAACACCCCTATTGCTTGAAACAGAAAACTAAGAAAGTCTTTAGCGGTGGTAAAATAGGTGCACTTTCCGCAGAAATGGAGGATTGTATAACTCTTGTGGAATTATCAATAAAGAAGGCTATGTCACTGTATGAGGATAACGAACTCAGTATCGCTGAAAGGGATAGGCAAGTGTTATGCATATATTCCTCTATTCTACAGTACACAGAAGAGATATGCAAGGACGAATAG
- the TOH1 gene encoding Toh1p (ancestral locus Anc_1.168), which yields MLTNSIAVLSVTALMAQSAMAVNAYDKISFANVGFAGTFQSVKKMSNIYDNSTCKCEVEDRQWFSGTNAPLADYLSVHFRGPLTLSKFAFYTSPQFVINDSSSSDWTRGAYYDASSQTSSNVTFLTKAGKNSPCLGNALSYASTNGTGSASAATLLESDNLISSDQEYSIFSNVSCPKSGTGKGCGVYRDDIPAYYGFGGTTKMFLFEFEMPVETQKNSSSFEYYDMPAIWLLNDHIPRTSQYPNNANCSCWASGCGEFDIFEVMNGTERNHLYSTFHTFQGIEDLGTGIQSYGYIPRDTSSTMRGGVIFDSNGNTVTFVSNSTTFDDSLTVSSINSLFI from the coding sequence ATGCTAACTAATTCCATTGCCGTGTTATCCGTAACCGCACTCATGGCTCAATCTGCCATGGCCGTCAACGCCTACGATAAGATATCGTTCGCCAACGTTGGGTTCGCAGGGACTTTCCAATcggtgaagaagatgtcCAACATTTACGATAATAGTACATGTAAGTGTGAAGTGGAAGACAGACAGTGGTTCTCAGGGACAAACGCCCCCTTGGCAGACTACTTATCAGTCCATTTCCGTGGTCCTCTTACTTTAAGCAAGTTTGCATTTTATACTTCTCCACAATTTGTTATTAAcgattcatcatcttcagatTGGACTCGTGGAGCTTACTATGATGCTTCTTCTCAAACTTCATCAAATGTCACATTTTTGACTAAAGCAGGTAAGAACTCACCATGCCTAGGGAATGCACTTTCTTACGCTAGTACCAATGGTACTGGAAGTGCTAGTGCAGCTACTCTTCTAGAAAGTGATAACTTAATCTCTTCCGATCAAGAATATAGTATTTTCTCTAATGTTTCATGTCCAAAATCAGGTACGGGTAAGGGTTGCGGTGTGTATCGTGATGATATTCCAGCCTATTATGGGTTTGGAGGTACCACTAAGATGTTCTTATTTGAATTCGAAATGCCAGTGGAAACCCAAAAAAATAGCTcatcttttgaatattacGATATGCCTGCCATTTGGTTATTAAACGACCATATCCCAAGAACTTCCCAATATCCAAATAATGCTAACTGTTCTTGTTGGGCTAGTGGTTGTGGggaatttgatatttttgaagTCATGAATGGTACCGAAAGAAACCATCTATATTCTACTTTCCATACTTTCCAAGGTATTGAAGATTTAGGAACTGGTATTCAATCATACGGTTATATTCCAAGAGATACTTCCAGTACTATGAGAGGTGGTGTCATTTTTGACTCAAATGGTAACACTGTCACTTTTGTTTCTAACTCTACTACTTTTGATGACAGTTTGACTGTATCTTCCATTAATTCGCTTTTTATCTAA
- the STE3 gene encoding Ste3p (ancestral locus Anc_1.167) yields MSYQSTIIGLSFLAVLLLIPPLAWHSSTKNIPAIILITWLLIMNITGIVNAAIWSGEDFVTRWDGKGWCDIIIKLQVGANVGLSCAVTNIVYNLHAILKADSVLPEFNSWVRITKDLAISLGTPILVMALSYLIQVFRYGIARYNGCQNLLSPTWVTTVLYTMWMLIWSFIGAVYALLVLLVFFKKRKDVRDILHCTNSGLNLTRFARLLIFCFIIVLVMFPFSLYSFIQDLEQVGGSYNFKSTHSKALWNVIIKFDPGKPVYNIWLYILMSYLVFLIFGLGTDALSMYGRFLRRIGLGFIIDSIHIFIQRNRENRVGQLLGKMSAGTEFQNLGSSDEYGDKTTMFSDTDATSPSSQQHFIVDYRLPNERRNRSRRKRNDIDSFLDLENNFPSNDNVEIADSRYVPFLSNSYDDEDEQISLDGFSKISIGPSDKKNTTTFETYSPMSTLENGSSEQKGSSTLDELSKVDSQETELEFHFKVMKKEESD; encoded by the coding sequence ATGTCCTATCAATCTACGATAATAGGACTTAGTTTCCTTGCGGTACTTTTATTAATTCCGCCCCTAGCTTGGCATTCAAGTACAAAAAATATACCtgcaataattttaataacCTGGctattaataatgaatatcACGGGTATAGTAAATGCAGCAATATGGAGTGGTGAAGATTTTGTAACAAGATGGGATGGTAAGGGATGGTgtgacattattattaaacttCAAGTGGGCGCCAATGTCGGACTGTCATGTGCCGTCACGAACATTGTTTACAATCTACATGCCATTTTGAAAGCTGATAGCGTCTTACCAGAGTTTAATTCATGGGtaagaattacaaaagatTTAGCCATAAGTTTAGGGACTCCCATTCTCGTCATGGCATTATCTTACTTAATACAAGTGTTTAGATATGGGATTGCTAGGTATAACGGTTgtcaaaatttattatcacCTACATGGGTGACCACAGTACTATATACTATGTGGATGTTAATATGGTCTTTTATTGGTGCAGTCTACGCTCTGCTGGTTCTGCtcgtcttcttcaaaaagaggaaagatGTAAGAGATATCTTGCATTGTACAAATTCCGGCTTAAATTTAACAAGATTTGCTAGgttattgatattttgtTTCATCATTGTTTTAGTAATGTTCCCCTTTTCTCTTTATTCATTTATCCAAGATTTAGAGCAGGTTGGTGGTAGTTACAATTTTAAAAGTACGCATTCTAAGGCTTTATGGAATGTGATAATAAAGTTTGACCCAGGTAAACCAGTTTACAATATTTGGCTATACATACTAATGTCATATTTGgtatttttaatatttggatTGGGTACAGACGCCTTAAGTATGTATGGTCGCTTCTTAAGAAGGATAGGACTAggttttattattgattcaatccatatatttattcaaagaaatagaGAAAATCGTGTGGGACAATTATTAGGCAAGATGTCAGCTGGTACagaatttcaaaacttGGGATCTTCTGACGAATATGGTGATAAGACAACGATGTTTAGTGATACTGACGCAACATCACCAAGCTCGCAGCAACATTTTATCGTTGATTATCGATTGCCAAATGAAAGGAGAAATAGATCTAGACGCAAAAGAAATGATATAGATAGTTTCCTTGATTTAGAGAATAACTTTCCTTCCAATGACAATGTTGAAATTGCAGACAGCAGGTATGTTCCCTTCCTTTCAAATTCATACGATGATGAGGACGAACAAATTTCGTTAGATGGGTTTTCAAAGATCTCTATTGGACCATcagataagaaaaatactACAACATTTGAAACTTACTCTCCAATGTCAACTCTAGAAAATGGAAGTTCAGAACAAAAGGGTTCGAGCACTCTAGATGAGTTATCAAAAGTAGACTCTCAAGAAacagaattggaatttcatTTTAAAGTAATGAAAAAAGAGGAGTCTGATTGA